A region of Acidimicrobiales bacterium DNA encodes the following proteins:
- a CDS encoding 2-oxoacid:ferredoxin oxidoreductase subunit beta, whose protein sequence is MPELGVKREETVFVSGIGCSSRFPYYMNTYGFHTIHGRAPAIATGLAVSRPDLDVWVVTGDGDALSIGGNHLIHALRRNIDLTILMFNNQIYGLTKGQYSPTSEAGKVTKSTPFGSVDHPFNPISLALGAEATFVARTHDLDRKHMMEMFRRAHAHTGAAFVEIFQNCNVFNDGAFEQITAKDNRSAMLIPLEHGKPVRFGANGEKCVVLDGQGHAEIADVADVGEDAILVHDEARPDPGLAFMLSRLSHGPYEPTPIGVFRAVERPDYGSMLQQQLLDAQQRRGPGDLATLLASGASWQVD, encoded by the coding sequence TACTACATGAACACCTACGGCTTCCACACCATCCACGGCCGCGCGCCGGCCATCGCCACGGGCCTCGCGGTGTCGCGGCCGGACCTCGACGTCTGGGTCGTGACCGGGGACGGCGACGCCCTGTCCATCGGCGGCAACCACCTGATCCACGCCCTGCGCCGCAACATCGACCTGACGATCCTGATGTTCAACAACCAGATCTACGGGCTGACCAAGGGCCAGTACTCGCCGACGTCGGAGGCGGGCAAGGTCACCAAGTCGACGCCGTTCGGCTCGGTCGACCACCCGTTCAACCCCATCTCGCTGGCGCTGGGCGCCGAGGCCACCTTCGTGGCCCGCACCCACGACCTCGACCGCAAGCACATGATGGAGATGTTCCGCCGGGCCCATGCCCACACAGGCGCCGCCTTCGTCGAGATCTTCCAGAACTGCAACGTGTTCAACGACGGAGCGTTCGAACAGATCACGGCCAAGGACAACCGGTCCGCCATGCTGATCCCGTTGGAGCACGGCAAGCCGGTGCGCTTCGGTGCCAACGGTGAGAAGTGCGTGGTGCTCGACGGCCAAGGCCACGCCGAGATCGCCGATGTGGCCGACGTGGGAGAGGACGCCATCCTCGTGCACGACGAGGCCCGCCCCGACCCCGGGCTGGCCTTCATGCTCAGCCGCCTGTCGCACGGGCCGTACGAGCCGACGCCCATCGGCGTGTTCCGAGCCGTCGAGCGCCCCGACTACGGGAGCATGCTCCAGCAGCAGCTCCTCGACGCCCAGCAGCGCCGCGGCCCCGGCGACCTGGCCACGTTGCTGGCCTCCGGCGCCAGCTGGCAGGTCGACTGA